From a single Leptospira levettii genomic region:
- a CDS encoding acyl-CoA dehydrogenase family protein, with product MIQNNYFQSNEDLKEHFYDLIDWNEIVPIYENQFSDAKLYESTKNARLEMAPSSVEEAVAYYEEILKSCGEISGMYVSQVASTVDAKGLKFENGEVIHPKEMVDVIQMYHDAGLGPAAFKRKYGGLGVPSIIKAMIAEIMYRSDSSITIAVGSMGLAAILEVCASEEMKQEWIPKLISGNYTVTMGLSEPDFGSDLPNITTKAIKNGEDWLLNGTKRFQTVACGINGNPGITLTLARTGTQESGARGLSFFIVENKNYQIQGIEKKLGIKASATCETVFENSKGHLVGKEGFGLVKYVMGMLNGARLSVSSQGTGIVTAAYEEAFKYANERIQFGKAIYEIPAVKRMLDRMERELAGMRCLMVEAAYSVDKYYWYEDGREVSPEESKTAKFWEKVANTLTPISKYYNSEMCNDLVYDGLQVLGGAGYTEDYDLSRLYRDARITNIYDGTTQIQVNAAIGGITSGMTGTGTFRAYLDHLAKGSEGNKTLAEIRNLFESIVDTFKLIQDQGTKEAYSFEVVESAARVVIGYLMERSKNKSKSRQELRAKWCQEFHKDSYAILTSNHIKLNSV from the coding sequence ATGATCCAAAATAATTACTTCCAAAGCAACGAAGACTTAAAAGAACATTTCTATGATTTAATTGATTGGAATGAGATTGTACCGATTTATGAAAATCAGTTCTCCGATGCAAAACTTTATGAATCTACAAAAAATGCCAGATTAGAAATGGCTCCATCTTCTGTAGAAGAAGCAGTCGCTTATTATGAAGAGATACTCAAGTCTTGTGGTGAAATTAGCGGAATGTATGTTTCACAAGTTGCCTCGACAGTTGATGCAAAAGGATTAAAATTTGAAAATGGAGAAGTCATCCATCCAAAGGAGATGGTTGATGTCATCCAAATGTATCATGATGCTGGACTTGGACCTGCAGCCTTTAAACGTAAATATGGCGGACTCGGAGTACCTAGTATCATCAAAGCGATGATCGCTGAGATCATGTACCGATCTGATAGTTCTATCACCATTGCAGTTGGTAGTATGGGACTTGCGGCAATATTAGAAGTATGCGCCTCGGAAGAGATGAAACAGGAATGGATTCCAAAACTCATTTCAGGTAATTATACTGTCACAATGGGATTGTCTGAACCTGACTTTGGTTCCGACTTACCGAATATCACAACGAAAGCAATAAAAAATGGAGAAGATTGGTTACTCAATGGAACCAAACGTTTCCAAACGGTAGCCTGCGGTATCAATGGAAACCCAGGAATTACACTTACCTTAGCAAGAACCGGTACCCAAGAAAGTGGAGCGAGAGGATTGTCTTTCTTTATTGTTGAAAACAAAAATTACCAAATCCAAGGGATCGAAAAAAAATTAGGGATCAAAGCATCCGCAACTTGTGAAACTGTTTTTGAAAATAGCAAAGGCCATTTAGTTGGAAAAGAAGGTTTTGGTCTTGTGAAATACGTTATGGGAATGTTAAACGGAGCTCGGCTCAGTGTTTCTTCCCAAGGAACAGGAATTGTTACGGCAGCATATGAAGAAGCATTCAAATATGCTAACGAACGAATTCAATTTGGTAAGGCAATTTATGAAATCCCAGCCGTAAAAAGAATGTTAGATCGTATGGAGAGAGAACTTGCTGGTATGCGTTGTCTCATGGTGGAAGCTGCCTATTCTGTTGATAAATATTATTGGTATGAAGATGGCCGAGAAGTTTCTCCAGAAGAAAGTAAAACTGCAAAGTTTTGGGAGAAAGTTGCCAATACACTCACTCCAATTTCAAAGTATTATAACTCAGAAATGTGTAATGATTTAGTCTACGACGGATTGCAAGTATTAGGTGGTGCTGGATATACAGAAGATTATGATCTTTCTCGATTGTATCGCGATGCAAGGATTACAAATATTTATGATGGAACTACTCAAATCCAAGTCAATGCTGCAATAGGCGGAATTACTTCTGGGATGACTGGAACAGGTACGTTTCGGGCGTATTTAGACCACTTAGCAAAAGGATCAGAAGGAAACAAAACACTCGCTGAGATACGGAATCTTTTTGAATCAATTGTTGATACTTTCAAATTGATCCAAGACCAAGGAACAAAAGAAGCATATAGTTTTGAAGTAGTGGAATCAGCTGCTCGAGTGGTTATTGGATACCTTATGGAACGAAGCAAAAACAAATCCAAATCTAGACAAGAACTTCGGGCAAAATGGTGCCAAGAATTTCATAAAGACAGTTATGCGATTCTTACATCCAACCATATCAAATTAAATTCAGTATAA
- a CDS encoding fatty acid desaturase family protein, with product MRTISKKLNKEEIEAFGKEVDSLREEVMSKVGKEDADHIRFIYKTYRYTEVLGRGLIHFSFEPISFVAGTLLLSISKIINNMELGHNVLHGQYDWMNDPKFNSRTFEWDIVCNAHQWKFYHNYMHHTYTNVLNKDHDYGYNFTRLTEAQKWKPVHLTQPFTNMFLAMNFQWGIGAHGYRVEYLETPKKLRKKKTLKDYKAVFFKKIEVQMLKDYILFPALAGLNFPKVILGNLLANLIRNLWTYAVIFCGHFTENAESFTTEEIAGETKAQWYLRQLKGSSNLDGSNLFYTMTGHLSHQIEHHMFPDMPAKRYREVAPRLKEICAKYGQHYNTGSFVKQFGSVWKRIIAYSFPDHIANKVMGKRKKYLEPSIVLSQPSFQVSLPTEEKSVSLT from the coding sequence ATGAGAACGATTAGCAAAAAATTAAACAAAGAAGAAATAGAAGCATTTGGAAAAGAAGTAGATTCACTTCGAGAAGAAGTGATGTCAAAAGTTGGAAAAGAAGATGCAGATCACATCCGATTTATCTATAAGACTTACAGATACACTGAAGTTTTAGGAAGAGGATTGATTCACTTTAGTTTTGAACCAATTTCCTTTGTGGCTGGAACATTGTTGTTATCAATTTCCAAGATCATCAATAATATGGAGTTAGGTCATAACGTGTTACACGGACAATATGATTGGATGAATGATCCAAAGTTTAATTCCAGAACCTTTGAGTGGGATATCGTTTGTAATGCACACCAATGGAAGTTTTACCATAATTATATGCATCATACGTATACCAACGTTTTGAACAAAGATCATGACTATGGATACAATTTTACAAGATTAACAGAAGCACAAAAGTGGAAACCAGTTCACTTAACGCAACCGTTTACGAATATGTTCCTTGCTATGAATTTTCAGTGGGGAATTGGTGCTCATGGTTACCGAGTTGAATACTTAGAAACACCTAAAAAGTTAAGAAAGAAAAAAACTTTGAAAGATTACAAAGCAGTTTTCTTTAAAAAAATTGAAGTTCAAATGTTGAAAGATTACATTTTGTTTCCTGCGCTTGCTGGTTTAAATTTTCCAAAAGTTATCTTAGGAAATTTATTAGCTAACTTAATCAGAAACCTTTGGACTTACGCTGTGATTTTCTGCGGACATTTTACTGAAAACGCAGAATCCTTTACCACTGAAGAAATAGCAGGTGAAACGAAAGCACAATGGTATTTAAGACAATTGAAAGGTTCCTCTAATCTTGATGGAAGTAATTTGTTTTATACGATGACAGGTCATTTGAGCCATCAAATCGAGCACCATATGTTTCCTGATATGCCAGCAAAACGTTATCGTGAAGTTGCACCAAGACTAAAAGAGATTTGTGCAAAGTATGGACAACACTATAACACTGGAAGTTTTGTGAAACAATTTGGATCTGTATGGAAACGAATCATCGCTTATTCATTTCCTGATCACATTGCAAATAAAGTTATGGGAAAACGTAAGAAGTATTTAGAACCTTCTATCGTTTTAAGCCAACCAAGTTTCCAAGTTTCTCTTCCAACTGAAGAGAAATCAGTATCACTCACTTAA